The Cucumis melo cultivar AY chromosome 6, USDA_Cmelo_AY_1.0, whole genome shotgun sequence genome includes a region encoding these proteins:
- the LOC103490656 gene encoding protein GRIP isoform X2, with translation MSSEEGDVNETPESRVEEGTMLTMSEELESGVKHKGNGHVVVEDRVPDGQNCSDDHDELVQLVIEMKSQNEYLKSQLESMKNLQNVENVREREEETDSRDGESVHLKELQQRIESLSKELSEEKQTRGAAEQALQHLQQAHSEADTKVHELSAKLMEAQQKLEQEIKERDEKYSDLDSKFSRLHKRAKQRIQDIQKEKDDLEARFRDVNERAERATSQQTALQQEIERTRQQANEALKAIDAERQQLRSANNKLRDNIEELRHSLQPKENAIEALQQSLAEKDQMLEDMKNMLQVAEEKRQASVADLSAKHQKNLESFQMQLSDALSDRNKATETISSLQELIAEKESKIAEMDAASSGEAARLRAAVETVKGELAHLRNEHDKEKETWQAASEALKMKLEIAESNCIRAEIEAAKMRSQLESEVSAKTRMLSARDAELLTVKEEMNRLESEFSSYKVRAHALLQKKEADLAAAVDSDQIRALEEALKEAEKEITLAYAEKDRVQLDLQNELEKHDKELKERDSALDDAVQNIKSLEKRLESANLHLHSEKEAWEQSLQNLEESWRIRCEALKSQFEESSRQDAEKEFEELKQGYKRLKAKHNSFRDLADRMIEEKDTEISRLLDEIKNLRQSLESKPHADQIDNTAVTQKQDYSNLSASNAEQQILLLARQQAQREEQLAQSQRHILALQEEIEELERENRLHSQQEAMLKAELRDMERSQKREGVDMTYLKNVILKLLETGEVEALLPVVAMLLQFSPEEMQKCQQAYRSTTDVPPSPASDSSGPARSLFSRFSFT, from the exons ATGTCTTCGGAGGAAGGTGATGTTAATGAAACTCCGGAAAGTCGTGTGGAAGAGGGGACAATGTTGACAATGTCCGAGGAGCTGGAATCCGGAGTGAAACATAAGGGCAATGGCCATGTTGTCGTGGAAGACAGGGTTCCTGATGGCCAAAATTGCTCCGACGATCATGATGAGCTTGTACAATTGGTTATCGAAATGAAATCTCAGAATGAGTACTTAAAGTCTCAGTTGGAAAGCATGAAAAATCTGCAAAATGTGGAGAATGTGCGGGAACGAGAAGAAGAAACTGATTCGAGAGATGGAGAATCCGTTCATTTAAAAGAACTTCAACAAAGAATTGAGTCTTTGAGTAAAGAACTTTCGGAGGAAAAGCAGACACGAGGTGCAGCAGAACAAGCTTTGCAGCATCTCCAACAAGCTCACTCAGAAGCAGATACAAAAGTTCATGAACTTTCGGCAAAGCTCATGGAAG CTCAACAGAAGTTGGAGCAAGAAATAAAAGAACGTGATGAGAAATATTCTGACCTGGACTCAAAATTTAGCAGGCTGCACAAACGAGCAAAACAACGTATTCAAGATATTCAGAAG GAAAAAGATGACCTTGAGGCTCGATTTCGTGATGTTAATGAAAGAGCAGAGCGTGCAACGTCCCAGCAGACTGCACTGCAACAAGAAATAGAGCGCACTCGGCAACAAGCAAATGAGGCATTGAAAGCAATAGATGCAGAGAGACAACAATTAAGAAGTGCAAACAATAA GCTTCGAGACAACATAGAAGAATTGCGTCACTCATTGCAGCCTAAAGAAAATGCAATCGAGGCATTGCAACAATCCCTTGCAGAGAAGGATCAG ATGCTGGAAGACATGAAGAATATGCTTCAAGTTGCTGAGGAGAAAAGGCAAGCTTCAGTAGCTGACCTTTCTGCAAAACATCAGAAG AACTTGGAGAGCTTCCAAATGCAACTTTCCGATGCTTTGTCCGATAGAAATAAAGCTACAGAGACTATTTCTTCTCTACAG GAATTAATTgcagagaaagaatcaaagatTGCTGAGATGGATGCAGCATCAAGTGGTGAGGCTGCAAGACTTAGAGCTGCTGTGGAAACTGTAAAAGGAGAGCTTGCACACCTCAGAAATGAACAT GATAAAGAAAAGGAGACGTGGCAAGCTGCTTCAGAGGCACTTAAAATGAAGTTAGAGATAGCTGAGAGCAATTGCATTCGTGCTGAAATTGAAGCTGCTAAAATGAGGA GTCAGCTGGAATCAGAAGTTTCGGCAAAAACCCGAATGTTGAGTGCAAGAGATGCTGAACTACTGACTGTCAAAGAGGAG ATGAATCGCCTTGAAAGTGAATTTTCTTCATACAAGGTTCGTGCTCATGCACTTCTACAGAAGAAGGAAGCAGATCTAGCGGCTGCTGTGGACTCTGACCAAATTAGAGCTCTTGAGGAAGCGCTGAAG GAGGCTGAAAAGGAAATCACGTTGGCATATGCTGAAAAGGATCGGGTTCAGCTAGATCTTCAAAATGAATTGGAAAAACACGATAAAGAACTCAAAGAAAG AGATTCAGCCCTTGACGACGCTGTGCAAAATATTAAGAGCCTAGAAAAGAGACTTGAATCTGCTAATTTGCACCTTCATTCAGAAAAGGAAGCCTGGGAACAGAGCCTCCAAAACTTGGAGGAATCATGGCGAA TCAGATGCGAAGCACTGAAATCTCAGTTTGAAGAATCCTCTAGGCAAGATGCGGAAAAGGAATTTGAAGAGCTGAAACAAGGATATAAAAGATTGAAGGCAA AGCATAATTCATTCCGAGATCTTGCTGATAGAATGATTGAGGAAAAGGATACGGAAATTTCTAGGCTTTTAGATGAAATCAAAAATCTTCGACAATCTTTGGAATCAAAACCTCAT GCAGATCAAATTGATAATACTGCAG TCACTCAAAAACAGGACTATTCAAATTTGAGCGCCTCCAATGCAGAACAGCAGATTCTG CTTTTAGCAAGGCAGCAGGCTCAGAGAGAAGAGCAACTAGCCCAATCACAGCGGCATATCTTAGCCCTTCAA GAAGAAATCGAGGAACTTGAACGTGAGAATCGTCTGCATAGCCAACAG GAAGCAATGTTGAAGGCCGAGCTTCGTGATATGGAAAGATCACAGAAAAGGGAAGGTGTTGACATGACATATCTGAAGAATGTCATCTTGAAGCTCCTTGAAACCG gtgaagtagaagcTCTACTCCCTGTGGTTGCCATGCTCCTTCAGTTTAGTCCAGAAGAG ATGCAAAAATGTCAACAAGCATATCGCAGTACGACAGATGTTCCTCCAAGCCCTGCTAGCGATTCTTCAGGACCCGCTCGCTCTCTTTTCTCAAGATTTTCTTTTACATGA
- the LOC103490656 gene encoding protein GRIP isoform X1: protein MSSEEGDVNETPESRVEEGTMLTMSEELESGVKHKGNGHVVVEDRVPDGQNCSDDHDELVQLVIEMKSQNEYLKSQLESMKNLQNVENVREREEETDSRDGESVHLKELQQRIESLSKELSEEKQTRGAAEQALQHLQQAHSEADTKVHELSAKLMEAQQKLEQEIKERDEKYSDLDSKFSRLHKRAKQRIQDIQKEKDDLEARFRDVNERAERATSQQTALQQEIERTRQQANEALKAIDAERQQLRSANNKLRDNIEELRHSLQPKENAIEALQQSLAEKDQMLEDMKNMLQVAEEKRQASVADLSAKHQKNLESFQMQLSDALSDRNKATETISSLQELIAEKESKIAEMDAASSGEAARLRAAVETVKGELAHLRNEHDKEKETWQAASEALKMKLEIAESNCIRAEIEAAKMRSQLESEVSAKTRMLSARDAELLTVKEEMNRLESEFSSYKVRAHALLQKKEADLAAAVDSDQIRALEEALKEAEKEITLAYAEKDRVQLDLQNELEKHDKELKERDSALDDAVQNIKSLEKRLESANLHLHSEKEAWEQSLQNLEESWRIRCEALKSQFEESSRQDAEKEFEELKQGYKRLKEEHNSFRDLADRMIEEKDTEISRLLDEIKNLRQSLESKPHADQIDNTAVTQKQDYSNLSASNAEQQILLLARQQAQREEQLAQSQRHILALQEEIEELERENRLHSQQEAMLKAELRDMERSQKREGVDMTYLKNVILKLLETGEVEALLPVVAMLLQFSPEEMQKCQQAYRSTTDVPPSPASDSSGPARSLFSRFSFT, encoded by the exons ATGTCTTCGGAGGAAGGTGATGTTAATGAAACTCCGGAAAGTCGTGTGGAAGAGGGGACAATGTTGACAATGTCCGAGGAGCTGGAATCCGGAGTGAAACATAAGGGCAATGGCCATGTTGTCGTGGAAGACAGGGTTCCTGATGGCCAAAATTGCTCCGACGATCATGATGAGCTTGTACAATTGGTTATCGAAATGAAATCTCAGAATGAGTACTTAAAGTCTCAGTTGGAAAGCATGAAAAATCTGCAAAATGTGGAGAATGTGCGGGAACGAGAAGAAGAAACTGATTCGAGAGATGGAGAATCCGTTCATTTAAAAGAACTTCAACAAAGAATTGAGTCTTTGAGTAAAGAACTTTCGGAGGAAAAGCAGACACGAGGTGCAGCAGAACAAGCTTTGCAGCATCTCCAACAAGCTCACTCAGAAGCAGATACAAAAGTTCATGAACTTTCGGCAAAGCTCATGGAAG CTCAACAGAAGTTGGAGCAAGAAATAAAAGAACGTGATGAGAAATATTCTGACCTGGACTCAAAATTTAGCAGGCTGCACAAACGAGCAAAACAACGTATTCAAGATATTCAGAAG GAAAAAGATGACCTTGAGGCTCGATTTCGTGATGTTAATGAAAGAGCAGAGCGTGCAACGTCCCAGCAGACTGCACTGCAACAAGAAATAGAGCGCACTCGGCAACAAGCAAATGAGGCATTGAAAGCAATAGATGCAGAGAGACAACAATTAAGAAGTGCAAACAATAA GCTTCGAGACAACATAGAAGAATTGCGTCACTCATTGCAGCCTAAAGAAAATGCAATCGAGGCATTGCAACAATCCCTTGCAGAGAAGGATCAG ATGCTGGAAGACATGAAGAATATGCTTCAAGTTGCTGAGGAGAAAAGGCAAGCTTCAGTAGCTGACCTTTCTGCAAAACATCAGAAG AACTTGGAGAGCTTCCAAATGCAACTTTCCGATGCTTTGTCCGATAGAAATAAAGCTACAGAGACTATTTCTTCTCTACAG GAATTAATTgcagagaaagaatcaaagatTGCTGAGATGGATGCAGCATCAAGTGGTGAGGCTGCAAGACTTAGAGCTGCTGTGGAAACTGTAAAAGGAGAGCTTGCACACCTCAGAAATGAACAT GATAAAGAAAAGGAGACGTGGCAAGCTGCTTCAGAGGCACTTAAAATGAAGTTAGAGATAGCTGAGAGCAATTGCATTCGTGCTGAAATTGAAGCTGCTAAAATGAGGA GTCAGCTGGAATCAGAAGTTTCGGCAAAAACCCGAATGTTGAGTGCAAGAGATGCTGAACTACTGACTGTCAAAGAGGAG ATGAATCGCCTTGAAAGTGAATTTTCTTCATACAAGGTTCGTGCTCATGCACTTCTACAGAAGAAGGAAGCAGATCTAGCGGCTGCTGTGGACTCTGACCAAATTAGAGCTCTTGAGGAAGCGCTGAAG GAGGCTGAAAAGGAAATCACGTTGGCATATGCTGAAAAGGATCGGGTTCAGCTAGATCTTCAAAATGAATTGGAAAAACACGATAAAGAACTCAAAGAAAG AGATTCAGCCCTTGACGACGCTGTGCAAAATATTAAGAGCCTAGAAAAGAGACTTGAATCTGCTAATTTGCACCTTCATTCAGAAAAGGAAGCCTGGGAACAGAGCCTCCAAAACTTGGAGGAATCATGGCGAA TCAGATGCGAAGCACTGAAATCTCAGTTTGAAGAATCCTCTAGGCAAGATGCGGAAAAGGAATTTGAAGAGCTGAAACAAGGATATAAAAGATTGAAG GAAGAGCATAATTCATTCCGAGATCTTGCTGATAGAATGATTGAGGAAAAGGATACGGAAATTTCTAGGCTTTTAGATGAAATCAAAAATCTTCGACAATCTTTGGAATCAAAACCTCAT GCAGATCAAATTGATAATACTGCAG TCACTCAAAAACAGGACTATTCAAATTTGAGCGCCTCCAATGCAGAACAGCAGATTCTG CTTTTAGCAAGGCAGCAGGCTCAGAGAGAAGAGCAACTAGCCCAATCACAGCGGCATATCTTAGCCCTTCAA GAAGAAATCGAGGAACTTGAACGTGAGAATCGTCTGCATAGCCAACAG GAAGCAATGTTGAAGGCCGAGCTTCGTGATATGGAAAGATCACAGAAAAGGGAAGGTGTTGACATGACATATCTGAAGAATGTCATCTTGAAGCTCCTTGAAACCG gtgaagtagaagcTCTACTCCCTGTGGTTGCCATGCTCCTTCAGTTTAGTCCAGAAGAG ATGCAAAAATGTCAACAAGCATATCGCAGTACGACAGATGTTCCTCCAAGCCCTGCTAGCGATTCTTCAGGACCCGCTCGCTCTCTTTTCTCAAGATTTTCTTTTACATGA
- the LOC103490656 gene encoding protein GRIP isoform X3, with protein sequence MNFRQSSWKKLEQEIKERDEKYSDLDSKFSRLHKRAKQRIQDIQKEKDDLEARFRDVNERAERATSQQTALQQEIERTRQQANEALKAIDAERQQLRSANNKLRDNIEELRHSLQPKENAIEALQQSLAEKDQMLEDMKNMLQVAEEKRQASVADLSAKHQKNLESFQMQLSDALSDRNKATETISSLQELIAEKESKIAEMDAASSGEAARLRAAVETVKGELAHLRNEHDKEKETWQAASEALKMKLEIAESNCIRAEIEAAKMRSQLESEVSAKTRMLSARDAELLTVKEEMNRLESEFSSYKVRAHALLQKKEADLAAAVDSDQIRALEEALKEAEKEITLAYAEKDRVQLDLQNELEKHDKELKERDSALDDAVQNIKSLEKRLESANLHLHSEKEAWEQSLQNLEESWRIRCEALKSQFEESSRQDAEKEFEELKQGYKRLKEEHNSFRDLADRMIEEKDTEISRLLDEIKNLRQSLESKPHADQIDNTAVTQKQDYSNLSASNAEQQILLLARQQAQREEQLAQSQRHILALQEEIEELERENRLHSQQEAMLKAELRDMERSQKREGVDMTYLKNVILKLLETGEVEALLPVVAMLLQFSPEEMQKCQQAYRSTTDVPPSPASDSSGPARSLFSRFSFT encoded by the exons ATGAACTTTCGGCAAAGCTCATGGAAG AAGTTGGAGCAAGAAATAAAAGAACGTGATGAGAAATATTCTGACCTGGACTCAAAATTTAGCAGGCTGCACAAACGAGCAAAACAACGTATTCAAGATATTCAGAAG GAAAAAGATGACCTTGAGGCTCGATTTCGTGATGTTAATGAAAGAGCAGAGCGTGCAACGTCCCAGCAGACTGCACTGCAACAAGAAATAGAGCGCACTCGGCAACAAGCAAATGAGGCATTGAAAGCAATAGATGCAGAGAGACAACAATTAAGAAGTGCAAACAATAA GCTTCGAGACAACATAGAAGAATTGCGTCACTCATTGCAGCCTAAAGAAAATGCAATCGAGGCATTGCAACAATCCCTTGCAGAGAAGGATCAG ATGCTGGAAGACATGAAGAATATGCTTCAAGTTGCTGAGGAGAAAAGGCAAGCTTCAGTAGCTGACCTTTCTGCAAAACATCAGAAG AACTTGGAGAGCTTCCAAATGCAACTTTCCGATGCTTTGTCCGATAGAAATAAAGCTACAGAGACTATTTCTTCTCTACAG GAATTAATTgcagagaaagaatcaaagatTGCTGAGATGGATGCAGCATCAAGTGGTGAGGCTGCAAGACTTAGAGCTGCTGTGGAAACTGTAAAAGGAGAGCTTGCACACCTCAGAAATGAACAT GATAAAGAAAAGGAGACGTGGCAAGCTGCTTCAGAGGCACTTAAAATGAAGTTAGAGATAGCTGAGAGCAATTGCATTCGTGCTGAAATTGAAGCTGCTAAAATGAGGA GTCAGCTGGAATCAGAAGTTTCGGCAAAAACCCGAATGTTGAGTGCAAGAGATGCTGAACTACTGACTGTCAAAGAGGAG ATGAATCGCCTTGAAAGTGAATTTTCTTCATACAAGGTTCGTGCTCATGCACTTCTACAGAAGAAGGAAGCAGATCTAGCGGCTGCTGTGGACTCTGACCAAATTAGAGCTCTTGAGGAAGCGCTGAAG GAGGCTGAAAAGGAAATCACGTTGGCATATGCTGAAAAGGATCGGGTTCAGCTAGATCTTCAAAATGAATTGGAAAAACACGATAAAGAACTCAAAGAAAG AGATTCAGCCCTTGACGACGCTGTGCAAAATATTAAGAGCCTAGAAAAGAGACTTGAATCTGCTAATTTGCACCTTCATTCAGAAAAGGAAGCCTGGGAACAGAGCCTCCAAAACTTGGAGGAATCATGGCGAA TCAGATGCGAAGCACTGAAATCTCAGTTTGAAGAATCCTCTAGGCAAGATGCGGAAAAGGAATTTGAAGAGCTGAAACAAGGATATAAAAGATTGAAG GAAGAGCATAATTCATTCCGAGATCTTGCTGATAGAATGATTGAGGAAAAGGATACGGAAATTTCTAGGCTTTTAGATGAAATCAAAAATCTTCGACAATCTTTGGAATCAAAACCTCAT GCAGATCAAATTGATAATACTGCAG TCACTCAAAAACAGGACTATTCAAATTTGAGCGCCTCCAATGCAGAACAGCAGATTCTG CTTTTAGCAAGGCAGCAGGCTCAGAGAGAAGAGCAACTAGCCCAATCACAGCGGCATATCTTAGCCCTTCAA GAAGAAATCGAGGAACTTGAACGTGAGAATCGTCTGCATAGCCAACAG GAAGCAATGTTGAAGGCCGAGCTTCGTGATATGGAAAGATCACAGAAAAGGGAAGGTGTTGACATGACATATCTGAAGAATGTCATCTTGAAGCTCCTTGAAACCG gtgaagtagaagcTCTACTCCCTGTGGTTGCCATGCTCCTTCAGTTTAGTCCAGAAGAG ATGCAAAAATGTCAACAAGCATATCGCAGTACGACAGATGTTCCTCCAAGCCCTGCTAGCGATTCTTCAGGACCCGCTCGCTCTCTTTTCTCAAGATTTTCTTTTACATGA
- the LOC103490657 gene encoding protein STRICTOSIDINE SYNTHASE-LIKE 6-like: MPDSNNPPLSRGPPWASALKITVLALVAAAVVVYKLDPFDPAALPAEELSGEPAAVAACNGRVLQGAERIGVGELAAAEDLAYHSELGLVYTGDGDGWLKRVRLNDSTVEKWAFTGGRPLGVALGPDGDVFIADADKGLLKASKEGVVEALTEEADGVKFRLTDGVDVAEDGTVYFTDASSKYRFHSFIFDIFEGRPYGRLLSYNPVTKITKLLVGDLYFGNGVAVAPTQDFVIFCETPLRRCRKYYISGDRKGSVEKFVENLPGTPDNIRYDGHGHYWIGLSTEMTGSSSSWHIALKYPMLRKIMAIMEKYGRRPNLEKNGGVVAVNLQGEQVAWYYDYKWSLVTAGIKIGNHLYSGSLALPGILRLDLDKFPATATGCPWFKSHDL, encoded by the exons ATGCCCGACTCCAACAATCCCCCGCTGTCTCGCGGCCCTCCGTGGGCCTCGGCTCTCAAAATCACGGTCTTGGCTCTCGTGGCTGCAGCCGTCGTCGTCTACAAGCTCGACCCGTTTGACCCCGCGGCGCTGCCGGCGGAGGAGCTGAGTGGGGAGCCGGCGGCTGTGGCCGCGTGTAACGGCAGGGTACTGCAGGGGGCGGAGAGAATCGGAGTGGGGGAGCTGGCGGCAGCGGAGGACTTAGCTTATCACTCGGAGTTGGGACTTGTTTACACCGGGGATGGGGATGGGTGGTTGAAGCGAGTTAGATTAAATGACTCCACGGTGGAGAAATGGGCCTTCACCGGCGGCCGACCTCTCGGAGTCGCTTTGGGACCAGACGGCGACGTTTTTATCGCCGATGCAGATAAG GGGTTATTAAAGGCGAGTAAAGAGGGAGTGGTGGAGGCATTGACGGAAGAGGCTGACGGCGTGAAATTCCGGCTGACAGATGGCGTTGATGTGGCCGAAGACGGTACCGTTTATTTCACGGATGCTTCCTCTAAATATCGGTTTCATAGTTTTATATTCGATATTTTCGAGGGTCGGCCGTACGGTCGATTGTTGAGCTACAATCCAGTTACTAAAATCACTAAACTTCTGGTTGGAGATTTATATTTTGGGAATGGCGTTGCAGTTGCTCCCACCCAAGATTTCGTCATCTTTTGCGAAACTCCGTT GAGAAGATGCAGAAAATATTACATCAGTGGAGATCGGAAAGGGAGTGTTGAGAAATTCGTAGAGAACTTACCGGGAACTCCCGATAATATCAGATACGATGGACACGGCCATTATTGGATTGGACTCTCGACG GAGATGAcaggttcttcttcttcttggcACATTGCTCTGAAATATCCAATGTTAAGGAAGATAATGGCGATAATGGAGAAGTACGGCCGGCGACCAAACTTGGAGAAGAACGGTGGAGTGGTGGCCGTAAATCTTCAAGGCGAACAAGTTGCTTGGTATTATGATTATAAATGGTCATTGGTTACCGCCGGAATCAAGATCGGAAATCATCTCTACTCCGGCTCTTTGGCGCTTCCCGGCATTCTTCGCCTTGATTTGGACAAATTTCCTGCCACCGCCACCGGTTGCCCGTGGTTCAAATCCCACGACCTCTAA
- the LOC127149939 gene encoding adenylyl-sulfate kinase 1, chloroplastic-like — protein FAGKSTVACALSQSLYKIGKLAYILDGDNVRHDLNRDLGFKAEDRAENIRRVGEVAKLFANAGVICIASVISPYRRDRDARRAILSDGYFIEVFMDVPLEVCEARDAKGLYKLAWARKIKGHCNLLSSSLDLLDDLFKLL, from the exons TTTGCAGGGAAGAGCACTGTGGCCTGTGCCTTGAGTCAAAGCTTATACAAAATAGGAAAGTTAGCTTATATCCTCGATGGGGACAATGTGAGGCATGACCTGAATCGCGACCTTGGTTTTAAAGCAGAAGATCGTGCTGAGAATATAAGGAGGGTCG GTGAGGTTGCAAAATTGTTTGCAAACGCTGGAGTTATTTGCATTGCTAGTGTGATATCTCCATATCGAAGGGATCGAGATGCCCGTCGTGCCATTTTGTCTGATGGATACTTTATTGAG GTGTTCATGGATGTTCCTCTTGAAGTTTGTGAAGCAAGAGATGCAAAAGGACTGTATAAGCTTGCATGGGCAAGGAAGATCAAAGGTCACTGCAACTTGTTATCATCTTCCTTAGATTTACTTGATGATCTCTTCAAACTTTTATAG
- the LOC103490658 gene encoding probable CoA ligase CCL13 → MEGFHHCPPNFAPLSPVPFLKRASTLYGCRPSLLYGSRVFTWSQTYGRCLSIASALVHHFHLSPADLVVAMAPNIPELYELHFAVPMAGGIISALNTKLDSPTLSLLLQQLNPKVIFLDSQFLPILLKSLENISIKFPALILIPSDPNTSLPSQFLDYNKILTMRLGVDNFTPRPNAELDPISINYTSGSTGLHKGVIYSHRAAYLNSLATIFRSKICSSTSSPVFLWTVDMFRCNGWCFIWVMAALGGCNICLRTVTADAIFTNVELHRVTLLCGPSTLLKMIYESSSNNCMPRRLSRRVDLIVAGALPIKEILTKVNELGFNISYGYGMTEAMGPAIIRPWKPSFEDQDNVQFDDHLITSLEIDVKDPISMESVLGDGETLGEVMLRGNTLMSGYYKNLKATHEAFVGENWYRTGDVGVRHKSGRIEMKDRAKDIVVRTDGEGAVSTVEVEGVLMSHPNVAETAVVGERTLYGFVKLKNGSKENNDEIVEFCRMHLPEFMVPKTIVFGDLPMNSTGKVQKFVLREKAKALLNGNNNTIT, encoded by the exons atggagGGCTTTCATCACTGTCCTCCCAATTTTGCCCCTCTCTCCCCCGTCCCCTTTCTCAAAAGAGCCTCCACCCTATACGGCTGCCGTCCCTCCCTCCTTTACGGCTCTCGAGTGTTCACTTGGTCCCAGACTTATGGCCGTTGTCTCTCCATTGCTTCCGCTTTGGTTCATCATTTCCACCTCTCTCCCGCTGATTTG GTTGTAGCAATGGCGCCCAACATTCCAGAGCTTTACGAGCTTCACTTTGCCGTTCCAATGGCGGGAGGCATAATTTCAGCTCTCAACACAAAACTTGACTCACCCACATTATCCTTACTCCTTCAACAACTTAACCCCAAAGTCATCTTCCTAGACTCCCAATTTCTTCCCATTCTACTCAAATCCCTTGAAAATATTTCCATCAAATTCCCCGCCCTCATCCTCATCCCTAGTGATCCCAACACCTCGTTGCCTTCGCAATTCCTCGACTACAATAAAATTCTTACGATGAGACTTGGCGTTGACAACTTCACGCCAAGACCAAACGCTGAACTCGATCCCATTTCCATCAATTACACCTCGGGTTCCACCGGACTCCATAAGGGCGTGATTTATAGTCATAGAGCCGCTTATCTTAACTCTCTAGCAACCATTTTTCGGAGTAAAATTTGCAGCTCCACTTCTTCACCCGTGTTCTTATGGACCGTAGACATGTTTCGATGCAATGGTTGGTGCTTCATTTGGGTTATGGCAGCATTAGGAGGTTGCAATATTTGTCTTAGAACTGTCACTGCTGATGCAATATTCACCAATGTTGAACTCCATAGAGTTACTCTTTTATGTGGTCCATCCACTCTTTTGAAAATGATTTATGAATCGTCGTCCAATAATTGTATGCCACGTCGACTTTCACGACGTGTGGATCTTATAGTGGCTGGTGCATTACCAATCAAGGAGATTTTGACCAAAGTCAATGAGTTAGGTTTCAATATAAGTTATGGTTATGGGATGACTGAGGCAATGGGCCCTGCCATAATTAGGCCTTGGAAGCCCTCTTTTGAAGATCAAGACAATGTCCAATTTGATGATCATTTAATAACATCATTGGAAATTGATGTGAAAGATCCAATATCAATGGAGAGTGTTTTGGGAGATGGTGAAACCTTGGGAGAGGTAATGTTGAGAGGCAATACTTTGATGTCTGGTTATTACAAGAATTTGAAGGCAACTCATGAGGCTTTTGTTGGGGAAAATTGGTATAGGACTGGTGATGTTGGGGTTAGACACAAGAGTGGTAGAATTGAGATGAAGGATAGAGCTAAGGATATTGTTGTGAGGACCGATGGGGAGGGTGCAGTGAGCACGGTCGAAGTTGAGGGCGTGCTGATGAGCCACCCCAACGTGGCCGAGACGGCCGTGGTTGGGGAGAGGACGTTGTATGGGTTTGTGAAACTGAAGAATGGGAGTAAAGAGAACAATGACGAGATTGTCGAGTTTTGTAGAATGCATTTGCCAGAGTTTATGGTACCTAAGACGATTGTGTTTGGAGATTTGCCAATGAATTCAACAGGGAAGGTACAAAAGTTTGTCCTGAGGGAGAAAGCAAAGGCATTATTGAATGGCAACAACAATACAATAACATAA